The Caloenas nicobarica isolate bCalNic1 chromosome 28, bCalNic1.hap1, whole genome shotgun sequence genome window below encodes:
- the LOC135999420 gene encoding olfactory receptor 14J1-like: MSNSSSITQFLLLAFTDTRELQLLHFWLFLGIYLAALLSNGLIITTTACDQHLHTPMYFFLLNLALLDLGSISITVPKSMANSLWDTRAISYTGCAVQLFLFTFLIEAECYILTIMSYDRYVAICKPLHYGTLLGSRACVHMAAAAWATGFLHALLHMANTFSLPLCKGNALDQFFCEIPQILKLSCSDAYLRELGLLTFGASIFFLCIVFIVLSYVQIFRAVLRIPSEQGRHKAFATCLPHLTVVSLFVSTAVFAYLKPPSISSPSLDLVVSVLYALVPPAVNPLIYSMRNQELKDALWKLISYCFLKQ; the protein is encoded by the coding sequence atgtccaacagcagctccatcacccagttcctcctcctggcgttcacagacacacgggagctgcagctcttgcacttctggctcttcctgggcatctacctggctgccctcctgagcaacggcctcatcatcaccaccacagcctgtgaccagcacctccacacccccatgtacttcttcctcctcaacctcgccctcctcgacctgggctccatctccatcaccgtccccaaatccatggccaactccctctgggacacaagagccatctcctacacaggatgtgctgtACAGCTCTTTTTGTTTACATTCTTGATAGAAGCAGAGTGTTATAtactcaccatcatgtcctacgaccgctacgttgccatctgcaaacccctgcactacgggaccctcctgggcagcagagcttgtgtccacatggcagcagctgcctgggccactgggtttctccatgctctgctgcacatggccaatacattttcactgccactgtgcaagggcaatgccctggaccagttcttctgtgaaatcccccagatcctcaagctctcctgctcagatgcctacctcagggaacttgggcttcttaCATTTGGTGCCTCTATATTCTTTCTATGTATTGtattcattgtgctgtcctatgtgcagatcttcagggccgtgctgaggatcccctctgagcagggacggcacaaagcctttgccacgtgcctccctcacctgactgtggtctccctgttcgTCAGCACTGCcgtgtttgcctacctgaaacccccctccatctcctccccatccctggacctggtggtgtctgttctataCGCATTGGtacctccagcagtgaaccccctcatctacagcatgaggaaccaggagctcaaggatgccctgtggaaactcatatcttactgttttctgaaacaataa